Proteins from one Nitrospirota bacterium genomic window:
- a CDS encoding bifunctional 5,10-methylenetetrahydrofolate dehydrogenase/5,10-methenyltetrahydrofolate cyclohydrolase, producing MPELMKGSVVASLIYKDIRSEIDRLKAHGISAGLAMVIVGSNTASEQYLLTTTSLCRKLGIKDHTHRLPEDASLNEVLDLIKRMNKDERVSGILVFLPLPKYINPRAVLNTITPEKDVDGLGAISIGRLAAEESTYQLFGGVEEGSVTPSFLPCTPYGVIRLIEHYGISLKGKDVTVVGKSLTVGKSLALMMLAKGATVTVCHRETKNLIDKTKTADILCVAVGRPALITGDMVKEGVIVVDIGINSLPDGTLVGDVEFESVSPKASYITPVPGGVGPVTIAILLLNTVLSTKRMFGIR from the coding sequence ATGCCTGAACTAATGAAGGGCTCGGTTGTTGCATCCCTTATATACAAAGATATACGTTCCGAGATAGACAGGCTTAAGGCACATGGGATTTCAGCTGGACTTGCAATGGTGATTGTTGGCTCAAACACTGCATCCGAGCAGTATCTTTTAACTACGACAAGCCTGTGTAGGAAGCTCGGCATCAAAGACCATACGCATCGTCTCCCTGAAGATGCATCTCTTAACGAGGTGCTGGACTTGATTAAAAGGATGAATAAAGACGAAAGGGTAAGTGGTATTTTAGTGTTTCTGCCTCTGCCAAAATACATTAACCCAAGGGCAGTTTTAAATACAATCACACCTGAAAAGGATGTAGATGGACTTGGTGCTATATCCATAGGACGGCTTGCTGCAGAGGAATCGACATATCAGCTTTTTGGAGGGGTGGAGGAAGGCTCTGTAACCCCCTCGTTCCTTCCGTGCACGCCTTATGGCGTAATAAGGCTCATCGAGCATTATGGAATCTCGCTTAAGGGAAAAGATGTTACAGTTGTAGGCAAGAGCCTGACTGTTGGTAAATCCTTAGCTCTTATGATGCTCGCAAAAGGAGCAACTGTTACAGTATGTCACAGGGAAACTAAAAACCTTATTGATAAGACCAAAACTGCCGATATACTCTGCGTTGCAGTTGGAAGACCTGCTCTTATAACCGGAGATATGGTTAAAGAAGGCGTTATAGTGGTGGACATTGGCATAAACAGTCTTCCTGATGGAACACTCGTTGGTGATGTTGAGTTCGAAAGTGTTTCTCCTAAGGCATCTTATATAACACCTGTCCCAGGCGGGGTAGGTCCTGTTACTATAGCAATACTGCTTTTAAACACAGTCCTTTCTACAAAAAGGATGTTTGGCATCAGGTAA
- a CDS encoding NAD(P)H-dependent oxidoreductase subunit E — translation MEALERIYANHKDEGNIIAILQALQEAFGYIPEEAVNWLADRLWIPRSNFFGIATFYAQFYLSPRGKNIITACSGTACHVKGSERLINTIGRELNLLEGKNITEDNMFTLEKVNCVGACSIAPVVIINKKVHGKASADKIIKEIKGLQKK, via the coding sequence ATGGAGGCATTAGAAAGGATATACGCCAATCATAAGGATGAAGGCAATATCATTGCTATTCTTCAGGCTCTTCAGGAGGCATTCGGTTATATCCCCGAGGAGGCTGTTAACTGGCTCGCAGACAGGCTCTGGATTCCAAGAAGCAATTTTTTTGGCATTGCCACATTCTATGCCCAGTTCTATCTCAGCCCGAGAGGCAAAAACATTATTACTGCCTGTAGTGGAACTGCATGCCATGTCAAAGGCAGTGAAAGATTAATCAATACCATAGGCAGAGAGCTAAACCTTTTAGAAGGGAAAAACATAACAGAAGACAATATGTTTACGCTCGAGAAGGTCAACTGTGTTGGTGCATGCAGTATTGCTCCTGTTGTGATTATCAATAAAAAGGTTCATGGAAAAGCAAGTGCGGATAAAATCATAAAAGAGATAAAGGGACTGCAAAAGAAATGA